In Ovis aries strain OAR_USU_Benz2616 breed Rambouillet chromosome 16, ARS-UI_Ramb_v3.0, whole genome shotgun sequence, one DNA window encodes the following:
- the LOC101111228 gene encoding cytochrome c oxidase subunit 7B, mitochondrial-like, with amino-acid sequence MFNLRIFPLAKNAVSRLRAESIQQAVARQIHQKQAPDFHDKFGNAILASGAAFCVAVWVYTATQIGIEWNPLPVVRVIPKEWREQ; translated from the coding sequence ATGTTCAACCTCAGGATATTTCCCTTGGCCAAAAACGCAGTAAGTCGTCTGAGAGCTGAAAGCATTCAGCAAGCAGTGGCAAGGCAGATCCACCAGAAGCAGGCACCTGATTTCCATGACAAATTTGGTAATGCCATATTAGCTAGTGGAGCCGCTTTCTGTGTTGCTGTATGGGTATATACGGCAACACAAATTGGAATAGAGTGGAACCCATTGCCTGTTGTCAGAGTCATCCCAAAGGAATGGAGAGAACAGTAA